The window CCCACAGCCCGATAGCGGCGGCAGCGGCAGTAGTAAGTCAGGCACTGTAGAGAAATCCAGTTCAGATGAGGCCCTTCCCCCTGCCAACCCAGAGCGGCGGAACAAGAGCGGCATCATCAGTGAGCCCCTCAACAAGAGTCTGCGGAAGTCTCGGCCTCTGTCCCACTACTCTTCCTTCAGTGGTGGCAGCTCGGTGGGTGAGCTGGTGGACAAGGCAGCTGCTGCCTCTGGGCTGGCCAATGGGCACGACCCGCCCATGGACAAAACCAACTCTACCTCAAAGCACAAAAGTGGTGCTGTGGCCAGTCTGCTAAGCAAGGCAGAGCGGGCTGCAGAGCTCTCTGCCGAAGGACAGCTTACACTGCAACAGTTTGCTCAGTCCACAGAGATGCTGAAACGGGTGGTTCAGGAACACCTTCCCCTGATGAGTGAGGCTGGGGCTGGGCTCCCAGACATGGAAGCGGTGTCGGGCACTGAGGCCCTGAATGGCCCTTCCGACTTCCCCTACCTAGGCGCCTTCCCCATCAATCCGGGCCTCTTTATCATGACGCCTGCAGGCGTGTTCCTGGCTGAGAGCGCCTTGCACATGGCGGGCCTAGCAGAATATCCTATGCAGAGTGAGCTGGCTTCTGCCATCAGCTCGGGCAAGAAGAAACGGAAACGTTGCGGCATGTGCCCGCCCTGCCGACGGCGGATAAACTGCGAGCAGTGTAGCAGTTGTCGGAACCGAAAAACTGGCCACCAGATTTGCAAATTCAGAAAATGTGAGGAGCTCAAAAAGAAGCCTTCTGCTGCTCTGGAGGTAATCTGTTAGAATAGGGCccccctgactctaggtctatctccccttctcctttgtcCATCCCCCGACCCTgatatccctcccttccccccagtccCTCCATATAAGCCCAAGTGGGAAGGCATGCTCAGATTCTGGGCTTCTGCTCTGACCAGTGGGGTTGGGGGTGAGATTTGCCCATCCATTGTGGTCTCTCCAGCTGAGCCAGCCAGCTCTCTCCTACCATTCCCTGCTCAAGCCCCATAGATAATGAGATTTCACACGTGTACACCTCTACCCTCCCCCATCCTGGGTCTGGTCAACTGTTCATTAGATGAGGCCCTGGGAGATTCATTTCCTCCAGCCCTTAAAATGGCCAGCCAAGCCCACTGGAGTGATGGCCTGTTTATGGAGTGTGGGCCCTCTGTGTTGTCCAAAACCTGGCAGACCGCTCTGTAGTTAGCATTCCTTTACTTCTGGGGAGACAAGCTGGGGGGGTGGTATTCTCCAAGTGGGGTATGCCTCACTCCAATAACTTTCCTTCATAGTGGGGTTGTCTGGGAGGCAtgtcatctcagggaggggacacCATCTAGGCCCAAACTTCAGGGGTCATGataccctccctttcccccacccctttcccttgGGCTACTCTCCTCTGGAGGGTAGAGCCTGTTGCTGGCCCACTGGTGTGGTATGTCCCTAGCACAAAAGCATCTTTTCAGACAggcccatccctcccccccccaacttgaTTTGATTGCAAATTGTAGGAATGGTTGGAAAACAATGATTGTGTCCCTGGCACCAAAGGCCTGGGCTCCCCCctcagctccctcccctccctcttctctgtttccctccctccctttcctcatccagAGAATTAGTTGTTTGTTACACAAACACAGACtgcataaacagataaatataagAAATGGATCCATATACATTGAGAAAATCTGCACACATGTAGCCATGCAGATAGACACATTGGCTCAGTAGGAAAAAGTACACAAATACATAGACATAGAAGCCTGGGCCTCGTCCTGGGTCTTAAGACCCTTGGCGCAGTCCCctattcctttcctcctttgatGACCTCAGCAGTCATTTTGAAAAGGTCCTAGGAAGTGATCTAGAGGAAGCTCTATAGACAAAGTAGGCCAAAGGACCGAGATAGGTCAGCTTCCAAAAGTCCACCCAGCAGCCCTTGGGGATCTTGAGGGCaggattctctctctttttttttttttagtgaggcaattggggttaagtgacttgcccagggtcacacagctagtaagtgttaagtgtctgaggttggatttgaactcaggtcctcctgaatccagggccggtgctttatccactgtgccacctagctgccccaagggcagGATTCTCATAAGACTGGCACCTACCCCTCCTCTTGTTCCCAGGAGAGAGCTGACTTGGACGCCTGATTTCAAGTCTCTGggctacctttctttctttggttcatGAGACTGAGGGGAACAAGGGTATTGATGTGTAGGTATAAAAGGACCTAGAAATTAAGGACTCTCCCTGCCCCCTTTGCCCTCTCCCCATATAGATCCAGCTTAACAACCTCACTGCCCTAGTCTAGAGGTAGGGAATTCTGGAGGACTCAAGCACTTGCTTAGTGGGCCAGCTGGCTGGAGGCAGAAAGCAGGAAGGGCTAGGTAATTCGTAGGGGGACAGGCTCAGACTGGGCCTTCGCTTCTCTCTGTGTGGTTGGTGTGACTGAGAGCTGAGGGTAGGATTCCATCAGAAGAGAGATCTGCTTCCCCCTTCTCAGAGGGGCAAAATTCCCAGCTCAGAGGGAgtaggggagtgggggaagatggGTCACATGTTTTAGAGGGGAAGTCATCTTTAATGTAGCAAAATGCTGAGCTacaaattccccccccccaaatgaaaccATGGTCAAGAAGCAAAGCCCCAGCTATgcgtcaggcattgtgctaagcatgggaagaacaagaaagacaaaaccaaaaattgtAATCCTCCCAAGAAGGGCAAAACCTGGGCTCCAGAGAGTCCAGGGTGAGACCTGGTGGGGCATGGGGAGGACATAGATAGCTTCCTAGGTAATAACCACCCCCAGGGCATGGCTCAGTGCCCACCCTGGGCCTATCAAAGaatcatttgtttttggtttttatggtggggcaatgagagttaagggacttgctcagtgtcacatagctagtaagtgtcaagtgtctgaggctggatttgaactcaggtcctcctgaatccagggccagtgctttatccactgtgccacataactgccccctCAAAGAATCATTTGGAGGTTGGAGGAAGAGATCCTTTTCTAAGACTCACTTGCCAGAGAAGTCCAGTggctttcttctgttttctctaatATACATAGGTGAAAGAGGCCACCCATGTTGGCCATGGAGAAGAAGGAGTGAAGTGGTGTAGAAGGAGAGCCCCCTGAGGTCTAGGACAGGGGATGAGTGAGGGCTTTTGGGAAGACAGCCGCCCCCAGCCTATGACTTACCTCCACTTGTTTGTCTCTCCTGTCCCTACcccatccttccctctcttcctttctctccagaaGGTGATGCTTCCAACGGGGGCCGCCTTCCGGTGGTTTCAGTGACGAGTGGAGCCCGGGAGCTGCCATCTCGTGCAATGGCCTTGCTTGTGTTGTCTCAAGTAGGGGATTCGGGCGAAGACGAATGGATGCACCTATGTCTTTTAGAACCAAAAATATTCTCTCGCAGATTTCATtcctgtttttatatatatattttttgttgttgttttaacatcTCCACGTTCtagtataaaaaaaatcaaaaaacaaaaacatttaactgctttgcagaagaagaaaaaaaagaaaaatgaatctgTAAAGTATGGAGACTTAATAGCAGAGAATGGACAATCAGTTTCCTTCGTGTGTTGATGTTTCTGTTGTTTGTGTGGAAGATGCAGTTTCTGTGTAGAGAATGTAAATTTTCAGTAACCTTTTAAAATCTAGTTACTAATAAGCACTACTGTAATTTAGCACAGTTGTTTAACTCCACCTCATTTAAACTTTGTTTGATTCTTTCCCATCATAAAATAGCGCATAGTTTTCCTAGAGTACGCCACTTCATGTTTATAATGAGAATATGTTTATAGCGATATAGAGCCCCCTACCCCGGAACCATCCACATCTGCAACTTACCAGCCAGGAGcaaagtgtcagaggtgggcgCCCCCCAAGCAGACCATGTTGTACCCCAGTGGTCcttcaaaagaaaattaaacatgGTGACAAtgactactttaaaaaaagttctgtTACCTAATTTCTATGGATCCAGGGCTCCAACATACAGAGGTGCCCCTAATCCCAGTTTtacttagaaagaaaaaaaaaatcagttttataaTCTTGCTAAGGTTAAAGACAGAACTGTCCCCAGGGCAGTGGGGGTGCCCTGGGGCTGAGGattcccctcctctccccgccccccacctacATCACCACCCCCAGGCCCTGGTCTCTTACTGCTGATGGACATGCTGTTTGTATTGTTTTAGCGAACCAGGCTGTTTTGTGAATAAAATGAATGCATGTTTTGTGTCTCAATTCACATCTTGGTTCTTGATCTTCAGTTGTGTGGGGAGGCCTGGGTATGAccccattctctttccttccttccttcctccctccctgcagtCCCCAAGTAGATGTGTTATAGACACCTCACCACCCACACCCCGGATGCATCAAGGAATTGAGATACTCCATCCCCAGCACAGGAcccaagagacagaaagagttgGGGTCTTTGGGAAGAAAGAACAGAAGGTGTCTACAAGGCGACAGAGGAAACACGGCTGAAATGACAGACTCTTTGAAATGGTCTTTTCATCTGGTGGGGGTAGAGAGGAGGCACCAGTCCCTTCCATCCCCCATCTTCCCATGagcttccccctgccccagttcCTGGACCTCAGATAACCCACAGCTGGATGGATCTGTGAATCTTCTgatggtgggtggggtggggtgagtggGGAGGATGTGCTGCACACCCCATGGTGGCCCAAAGCTGACAGTAATTATGGTTTTATCCCCAGCTGGGGGCTTCGgccttttttttggtttctggCCCTCTCCTTGCTTTGTCCTCTTCAAGCAGCCCCATGATGGGGAGTCTGAGGAGTGGGGAACATAATAGTATATTCCTTGTCTGCCCCCACACACATTTTCCCACTATTCTATACACATAGAACACTATTCCTGGCATACCAGGCCCCTGACTGGTAGTTTTTATATTTCTGACTTGGGATCTGTGTCTATATCTTTTTATCTCTATCCCCttctccatatttttttaaattgttttttagtgaggcaattggggttaagtgacttgcccagggtcacacagctagtaagtgttaagtgtctgaggctggatttgaactcaggtactcctgactccagggccagtgctctctccactgcgccatccagctgcccccccttttttcttttgcacaccttattttaaaaaaaaaatttttttaaggcagttggagttaagtgacttacccagggtcacacagctagtaagtgtctgaggccggatttgaattcaggtctttcagactccaggaccagtgctccatctactgcgacacctagctggcccatatcttcctttctttttttggaggggtgggggtgaggcaattgggggttaagtgacttgcccagggtcacacagctagtaagtgtcaagtgtctgaagctggatttgaactcaggtactcctgacttcagggctggtgctctattcactgctccacctagctgcccccatatcttcCTTTCTAATGAGCAGCTATTAGCTTagcttgttccctttcccttatACATGACTTGGCTCCCCAAATCATTCCTTACTAGATGCAGAACACTCTCCAACAGTACTTAGCCTATTCTACAACTTTGACTGGACTTCATCTAGTCTCCACCTAGAGAAGTAAACACCTGGGCATCTCAGAGTCCCAGGAAGCCTTACATTTGTCCTAGCTCTGCCCTCTATCCTTGGACTCTGGCCTTTGAAGGGCTGGGTTTTTATTCCAGGAATCCTTGCTTGGCCAGGGAATCACTATGTGTTGAGCTGCATCCAATGAAGATACTTTGTGGGCCTGGGGGAATGGAATGTTACCAAGCTGGGGAAGCTAAGAGGGGTCCATACTCTGTGGGGGAGGATGTTACCTAGATGGAAGTTTCTGGAAAGTCTGAAGGGGAAATGGGGAGTGAACATGGGCTGGGGAGGAAAGAATCACTATGGGTTGAAGAAATCAGTCTATGGGATGTTGGTGGAGTGGGTCCACCTTGATTTTTCATCAGTGGGACAGTTATTCAAGCTTAGGCTGTGTGGGAGGTGCAGGGGATGAGACTGGAGAGGTGAgtttggataataggacagctcAGGATAGGCATGGATGCTAGGTATCGAGATGAggggagggtgcagctaggtggcataggggataaagcaccagccctggattcaggaggacttgagttcaaatttggcatcagacacttggcccttactagttgtgtgaccttgggtaagtcacttaaccctcattgccacacaccccccaaaagagagatgTTAGTGGGAGTTAGGAGATCCAGCTTCAAGTCtaggctatatgaccttggacaagtcactataaCAGTGACCATATCTGGATCTGTTATTCTATATGTAAAATTAGGGGTTTGGACTAGGAACTCCCAaaagtcccttacagctctaataTTATTTGATTATGtgggacctgggttctagtcttggctctgcctttATTTGCAGGACTTGGGGGCCCCCGATGCCTCCCTGGGAGTCTCCTCTTTCTGTAAGATGAGGAAGATGACTTACAGGCCTTTCAGGCTCTTTaaaatgtcccttccagctcttaacaTTCTAGAATAAAAGGGGAGTTTATGTAAAGTGGTTTTCAAATCTTAAGGGCCTATGTAAGTGCTACCTATGATTATTAGGATAATAAGTGAGGAGGTATGTGTACGTTgttaggaggaggggaggagtcTGATAGGGAAGTTTCTGCCCTGAGCTAGATAACTAGCCTCTCTTCAGAGGACCGGATGGGATTGAGGGTGGGATTGAGATGTGAGGGATCGAAGTTAGATGTAAGGAAGAACTTGGTGATGGGGATAAATGGTTGGCATGGAAATCAATGACTTCAGTGTGCTAAGAGAAGGTCACAGCCTTTTATGGAAGGGGGGTGGGAAGTTGATGAACAGGGTGACCTCAAGTTCCCTTCCTAGGAATTGTGGACATTTGATCCATTGGGAGAATCCAGGGCTCTGCCAACCTTCCTGATCACCCATTTATAACagggaagggtgggggcagcAGACCTTCAGGATAAAAGGGATGGGTAAGTTCTTTCCTAGATGTGTATGAATGCAATAGGGAAAATGTGCAAATGTGACCTCGTGGATGTGCCTGTGTTGGGTGTATGTGGGCATGTGTCTGGGTTGAGCTCCCAacaccccctttcccttttccccaggcCAGAGAGAAGCCGGAGGGcctctgggggagggggcatgcaGGCAAGGAAGGCAGCTTTCAACTCCATCTCTACCCCAGAAAAATTCCCTTTCATGTGGCTGTTTGTGATCTCTCCAGGCGGTTGGCTTCTCcgaggagctggggggggggtgtccagcCAGGGTAGGGGCTGGAGCCAGTGGGCGTGCTTCTCTCAGACTGCCCCCGCAGCAGTGCAAAGATCCAGAAATGAGAGACACAAGCACAAGCTGCCTGCCCCCAATCCCCGTGCCTGTCCATTCTGACGGAAGGGGGTGAGGGACctaccttcctccccaccctgcccttgTGTTGGTCTGGGGTATGTGTCCCTCAGGCCCTAGCTAACACTCAGCCCAGGTAATGGTTGGGGGAGTGCAGGGGGAggggtttgaggggcagctagagaAAGCTGGCAGCCTGTGAGTTGAAAGCCAGAATTTAAGGTGGGTAGTGGTCAGCGGGCCTTGCTCAAGGGACAAGGGTATCTTATGCCCAAGTTTAGGGCAGGCAGGATAAGGGAGAAAACAACTTGGTTGTTTGGGGGAATCTCAGGACAAAGATGGGGTGTGGGGCTTGGAGCCTCAGAGCTCTTGCTAAGGGATTTGTCCTTGATGTGGAAAATGATTGAGGTCTGGGTTTGGGATGGTGGTGGAGGGGACCTAATGGGAGAGTTAATGCTTCCTCTGAATCCTAGGAATGAGAAGACCAGGTCACTGTCCATTCTCCCCCTTCGAGGGCTCGGTCTCCCGCCTCCATTCCCCCCCACACCAGGCAGCTGGCACTGGGCACAGTCCACAGATGGCACAGTGCAGGCCCCTTGCTGGCGCCCGTACAGGTGTTTGATTGGGGCCTCTAGTGCCAGGGCTTGGTGGGGGGGGCGTTTGAAGAGGGGGGAGTTGCCCACGTCAGTGGCGTCCGGTGACTCATCCATCTATCCCCTGCACTCATTAGCATGGTAATCCGCCCGGTCCCCAGCCTGGCCTTCGAGCTGGAGCCAGGACGCCTGGGCCCCCCAACCCCCGTTCCTGTCTGCTTCTCTCACCTCCTCCagccactgggggtgggggagcctgGAGGAGGATGGGGGGAGGACAGGGCTGGCGGGAACGTGACAGGCACAGGTGGTAGGAACAGCTGCAGACTCCTCTCCGCCCCTTGCTGGCCAGGCCAGTCACTCCCgccctggggagggaggaaggggggggatGGGTCAGCTGCCCGCTTGCCCACATCCCCCACTGCTGTTTAAATAGCCCCCGCAGGCTCTGCATCTGCAACTCGGCCTGGCAAGTTCCCCAGGTGGAGCAGAACGGAGAGGAGAGGTGGAGAGAGGCGAGGGAGGAGGTTGTGGGGGAAACGTTTCCgaacctccctcctcctttcatcACTGTGGCCGGCTCCGCCTCCTGCCGGATCTCAGTGCTTAGAGATCCCCAAGACTGGAACTGTGTTGAATAttacagctagaagggaccttggaggccaggtagaccaagtccttcattttacagatagaaagtCGAGAGTCAAGAGATGAAAGTGACTTCCTGGACATCACACGGTGTGTTGTGGCTGAgcagattagaatccaggtctcctcaTTGTTTCAGCACACTGTGCTTTCTTGAGTTGAGCACAGAgcttgactccaaatcccaagAGACATAGGGGACATGGGGGACAGGGAGGACAGGGAGGAGGGCAATCTAGTAACTAACTAGGAGACCTCTCGTTTTGTCCCCCGAGGGCCTGGGAACACTTTTCCTAGATGTGGACTCTTCAAAATGAGTTGGGGAACAATTAGCTGGCACTGAGTGGTTCTTGGTCCATTTCTAGAGTTATTGAATAAAAGGGTTGG is drawn from Dromiciops gliroides isolate mDroGli1 chromosome 2, mDroGli1.pri, whole genome shotgun sequence and contains these coding sequences:
- the CXXC5 gene encoding CXXC-type zinc finger protein 5 isoform X2, whose translation is MSSLVGSPQPDSGGSGSSKSGTVEKSSSDEALPPANPERRNKSGIISEPLNKSLRKSRPLSHYSSFSGGSSVGELVDKAAAASGLANGHDPPMDKTNSTSKHKSGAVASLLSKAERAAELSAEGQLTLQQFAQSTEMLKRVVQEHLPLMSEAGAGLPDMEAVSGTEALNGPSDFPYLGAFPINPGLFIMTPAGVFLAESALHMAGLAEYPMQSELASAISSGKKKRKRCGMCPPCRRRINCEQCSSCRNRKTGHQICKFRKCEELKKKPSAALEVMLPTGAAFRWFQ
- the CXXC5 gene encoding CXXC-type zinc finger protein 5 isoform X1 translates to MSSLVGSPQPDSGGSGSSKSGTVEKSSSDEALPPANPERRNKSGIISEPLNKSLRKSRPLSHYSSFSGGSSVGELVDKAAAASGLANGHDPPMDKTNSTSKHKSGAVASLLSKAERAAELSAEGQLTLQQFAQSTEMLKRVVQEHLPLMSEAGAGLPDMEAVSGTEALNGPSDFPYLGAFPINPGLFIMTPAGVFLAESALHMAGLAEYPMQSELASAISSGKKKRKRCGMCPPCRRRINCEQCSSCRNRKTGHQICKFRKCEELKKKPSAALEKVMLPTGAAFRWFQ